The DNA window GCACGAATCTGGACGGTTCATTCGAAATCCAATGGATGTGGTTGCTTCATATCTCTTCAATCAATCGATTATTTTGGTTCTGTTGTTTTGGAGATTTtgtaagaaatataaaaagattgtatgatattttatagtcatttaaagatttaaagatgaaattagctactataaagttaaaaatttattttagaaagacAAGACGAAggacttattttttgttttgcaaaaaattcaTTGTTGAGTAGTTTGGGAAGTGTGTGCAACTgaggaaaaaatatgaaaaatatcttGGGCAAAGAACGTAAGGACTTCTCATTTAGTGGTAGCTATTTTCCACCATCAGCATCTTCAAAATAATGCTAATACTTAACTCCCAAAAAAATTGGGTCTAAAAATTACCTCTCCCTATGAGAGAATCCTGAAACTAAATTATCCTATATTGGGAATGCATATGTTTGCTCCAAATCTAGAATACGAGTGAGTTGACATTAGGCATGCACAATGAGAAAAAGTTAGAGGCAcgtttttttctaatttctaaaattcagttttaggGATTAATGTTAGACACCTCTTTGAGATGTTCTTACGAACAACTACTCTTGGAATTTTAAATGAGTAGTACTACAAATTTATCATCTGAGAGAAAGTTGCTCAACTATTTGTCACTTTTGTCAATATAATGTTCTATCAAACCTCGTCGGTATGGTATTTAAGCTAAATGTCTTTTTAGTGAACTCCACATCTAACATCACAATGGCACAACCATATTGGGTGTTAGAGTTAACCCACCATCATTCGTCTTCTCTCTTCGTCAAGCTCGATCTCGATATGGCATGTTGACGATTGTTAGGTGAACCTTATATATCACCCCTTCACATCTTCCCTTAAGATGATGAGGATGCATATGAGATATAAGTGGGTGGTTAGAGGTGGGAGGTGGAACATATATAAAGGCTTTTTTACCTATTCATGCAAATCGACGATATAATTTCATTCATATTACCTATATTTTAAATGGGACAATATAATTGCATATTAGTATTACAAATACGAgtagttcaattttttaaagactCGTGTCCAACATACCTCTATTCTCCAAATACTCTACTATTTAATTTGTGCACTCAAATGATTTGTCCCAACATGTAGAGTTTTATCTAATTTAGTTTGTGCACTCAAATGATACACGCAACGAATGATTCTCTATTACAGTTAGGTTTTATTTAGTATCATAAGAAGGATTTACCTTAGCACGAAAACATGTAAAGTCGTCGTTTGATGGAGCGTGATTATCGTGTGATTATCACGGTTTTTTCATGGTTTTACATGTTTTGCATTATGGTTATCGTGATTATTACAATAACCATGGTGACTTCTCGACTGATCTAGAGAACCCTGATTTACATGTAATAGAGAAATCCGCAGTCCATAAAGCATAACAATATTTGTGAGATAGGAGCATTTTCGCACAATTTTTCTCTGACCATAAGCTTGACCAAGACTGCAACTCGTAAGCCCCAAAAAAAACCCACCTTTCTCTTATCCCCCAATCCGGCGCTCGCCGGCCAtctccctccgcctcctctccggcgAGATGCTGACCTGCGGCCggttcctctcctcctcctccgcccgcctccACCCCCTCTCTATCCTCCTTCCGTAACCTAAgcatctccctcctccgccggccccatctccgcctcctctcctcggcctccgcgaccgccgccaccgccgtcgagcCGGACACCAAAAGTAAAAACCCGAAACTTCGGCTCAAGGAGCTTCTCTATAGATTCTACCTcgcggtgacggcgagccTTCTGAGCGGTGGGTGTGGGTGTGGATGTGGTCGCAGGTGgcgtgggcggcgacggcggcggcgccgcgaaGCCGCAGTGGAAGGCCGCGATAGACTTCAAGTGGATCCGGGAGAACACGGACACCGTCGCGGCCAACATCCGCGATCGCAACTCCGCCGCCAACCTCGACCTCGTCCTCCAGCTCTACGACGAGTACCTCGCGCTGCAGAAGGTCAGGAACCTGTCATTGCTGATGATGTTTGCGCTGCGTGACCGCGTGCAATAGATTAGGACGAGCAAAGCTGCCACTTTCATATGAATGCTTACGTTAACTGTTGTTTTCAAGTTGATTGTCCATGTGGCTAATGAATTGTTAAGAATTACTCCTAGCTCATTTTCTGACTATTAGTGAGTTGTGCATATTGCACATTTTTTGGGTAGTAGAATGTTAGAAGCagaacttaaaattaaaaccagTTATTACAATCTTTTTTGTGGCCAGTAGCCATGGCTATTGATATTTAGGAATATCAGAAGCAGACCTATATTGATATGTTGGATCAGACCACTGATTGGCATTGCCTTACTGATCTTGTGACCTCAAAATTGCTTATGGTTTCATGTACTGATCCTTACCCAAACTacagttattttattttgcaaatatgatacTGTGATTTAAACTACTTTGACATCAGTGTCTCATTGTTCTGCTGAAGACACATGTGGTATGTACTCATGTGTCTATGCATGCAGTAACTGAACATAGTTGGTTATTTAATTCTGGACTGAGTATGGTGGCAACAATTCCTAATTATGACAGATGGCAGGAGGTTGAACGGCTCCGAGCTGAAAGAAATGCAGTTGCTAACAAGATGAAAGGGAAACTAGAACCATCTGTGCGTCAAGCCCTTGTTGAAGAAGGTAGATTGTTTATGACAatgcttttttaaaaaatgaaacaggGATGCCAACATGctgattttaaaaatgatttttgcaTTGTTGCAGGTAAGAACCTGAAAGAAGGGCTTATTGCTCTAGAAGAGGACCTTGTTCAGCTGACTGATAAGCTTCAGCTGGAAGCACAAAGTATTCCCAATACCACACATCCAGATGTTCCTGTAGGGGGTGAGGAAAGTTCTATCGTCAGAAAAGAGGTAGTGGGATTTCTGTGTATCTTCCACTGTCTTTGCAGTTTGTCCAGTTGctgatttattttacttgaaTAATGCAGGTTGGCAGTCAGAGAAGCTTCAATTTCACCATCAGAGATCACCTTCAGCTAGGAAAAGAActtgatttgtttgattttgatGCAGCTGCTGAGGTATAACTGCTACCCAATGGTCAACATCACATTATACTGGATGAAACATGAAAGCCATTACCTGAATGCTGACTGAAAGATGATCTAGAATCTAGATAATGTTCCTTACAATTGTAGTTCTTATGTGAGTAGTTGTACACTTGTACTTCTTCTCTGCTCTTTCTATTAAGGTTTTACACTTTGATTTGTAGGTTAGTGGGTCGAAGTTCTACTACTTGAAGAATGAAGCTGTTTTGTTGGAGATGGCCCTTGTTAATTGGGCCATTACAGAAGTCTCAAAGAAAGGTTTCACTCCATTAATAACTCCAGAGATTGTAAGGTCATCTGTTGTTGAGAAATGTGGTTTCCAACCAAGGGCCCAAAATACTCAGGTACGTTATCTCCTTTTGAGATGATAGTCTGTCGTTTATGTTGATGGCATTTCATATCTTATTGTTGGTGACCTTTTTCCTCTGCGATACATTTGTTAgctgtttgtttgtttatttagtGTTTATTACCAGCTTCCTGTtcagtttaatattttttttcacctttgTATTCTACTAGCATAATGCCCGTGCTTCACTACGGGGTAAAATCTTGTTAACTTATGCATATCAAAATAATTGTAAAAGTGTGAGTTTGCCCTCGTCATGTTCAGTTAGATTGGGTTAATGCAGCATTGCACTAACATCAGGAGGTGATGGGAAACATATGAATGATGAACAAAAGAGATAATAATTGGTGGATTTAAAAGGAGACACAGTGTTCCTCTGAAGGCTATAAAGTATGGTGTTACTTATAGGGTCTTAGAGTAATTTCCGGACCGGTGGCAGAGTTAGACACTACCTACAAATATTATTGACCTTTAAGCATAAACAGTGTGCTAGAGCACAAAATTTCAGGTGTAGGATTTATATAATGGGGTATTGGaagtttgaaatatttttgttgaggaATCACAATATCAataataatacattttttctaatatacaTAATATGTAAAAAACATGTGTAAAATATGTGATTAGTTCAAGccaaactattaaattgaagtagaaaataaaaaaaacacgtgttgaaaaaagaagaagaaaaatgttgTGGTGGGAAGGAATCAATCCCATACCTCAAAAAGTTAGCGTGCATCCCGCCTTCTAACCAACTGGCCATAGCAAtgacaaataaatttttatctcaagtaatagataaaaaaacaaccgCCGTGCCGCAACTGTATAGACGATCTTCCTCTCGATGAACACATTGCGGCTGCAGCCGCAGGTGATGCAGGGGACAAACTGGACAGAGCCTTAGGTGTCACAGACATCACGACGTCGTGAGCTAGGACTGCATCTCACGGCGGAATGCAAACGAAGGTGGGTGTGTCTGGTGGACGGTATGGTCTTGACACAGATGCACATGCCTACGGAGAAAAAGGAGCGGACTCGGACGACGCGAGGCTGTGCCTCGGGCGGACCAAAATCCAAATGACGGATGACGGAAGCAAGTCGTATTTTTTAGTAGAGATGTCATAGATCCTTCtcatttttatatcttttagagataagcatttttttcatctctacTTGGTTGGCATACTGTATTTAGgaaattaatttgatatattcagCTGTAATAGAAAAGGTACAGTTCAAAGTATAGTACATGAAATTCTTTTATACAATACACCTTACAACCTGGGTAGTAGATTTAAGTGGCTATTAGAACTGGTTGTTAGGAGGATCTATGTTCATAGTTTCAAGCAAAAGAAGATCAGTTTCCCTAGCATATGCTTTTTTGCTTCATGATATTGCATGTTCCATGTTGCAGTGGTATGCCTCTTCTAATTTGTGATGTACAAATGTACAGTTTATTGTATCGATACAGATTCAGATCAACTACTGTCACTTTTATGTTCATGtgaaagtaaacatttatttcATTAGTTAATGTCCTATTATGCTTTTGTAGGTCTATTCAATCGATAACAGTGATCAGTGCCTCATAGGCACTGCAGAAATTCCCGTCGGAGGCATCCATATGGACTCTATACTCCCTGATTCTGATTTGCCTCGAAAATATGTAGCCTATTCACACTGTTTTCGCACTGAAGCTGGTGCTGCAGGCTCTGCCACAAGGTATGTATATTCTCTTCTGTTTTCCTTTGTTTTAGGAAGTTTGATCTCAGGATGTTCGTTACACATAGATGTAtcgtgatttttttcattggttATTGAAATCGTCAAGGAgacaatttataatttttgtatgAAAATGCTAAGTTTCTGTCACTACATCCTGAATAGGGGTCTCTACCGTGTACATCAGTTTAGCAAGGTTGAGATGTTTGTATTTTGCCGGCCTGAGGAGAGCAACAAGTGCCATGAAGAACTTATTACTATTGAAGAGGAACTTTATGCATCACTTGGACTTCATTTCAAGTTATCTCCTGATTTTCTGAATTTCCATGTCACAACTTACAATACCACAGAGTCAATAACATCATTCTCTCCTGCAGGACTTTGGATATGGCAACTGGGGATCTGGGTGCACCAGCCTACAGAAAGTTTGACATTGAGGCATGGATGCCAGGCCTAGATAGATATGGAGAGGTAAGAAGAAACAACTATCAAGCCCTCCTCTTTGAATTTCTGTTGAACTTGAAACAATCTTCCTAATGTTTCCTGATCGAAACGAACAGATCTCGAGCGCGTCAAACTGCACGGACTATCAGAGCAGGCGGCTGGGCATCCGGTTCCGCCCATCGCCTGCAGATCCTCCACAGACGAACGCGAAGAAAGGGAAGGGCAGCTCAGGCCCAACACAGTTTGTCCACACACTCAACGCGACGGCGGTTGCTGTTCCTCGCTTGATCATATGCATTCTGGAGAACTTTCAGCAAGAGGATGGGACCGTGGTGATCCCAGAGCCGCTGAGGCCCTTCATGGGTGGAATTGAAGTGCTCTCCCCAAAAACCAAGTGACCAGCGTGAAGTGAAGCTCACCACCATGTTTACTTTGAACatggttttcttttaaaatttttctggAGGTGTATCGGCAAACTGCAGTTGAATGTGCAGAATTTTGTAAGAAATTTATTGCATCCCCATATTTGCACTTGAGCATCCTTTGTCTAaaacagaagaagaaaatttgCACCCCTTGGCTGCCTGTACAACATTTTGCTTGTTCTTCTGTTAAGACATGCAGTtaacaagttaaaaaaaaacatactgcTCCCTCTGTTTGATACCTTAAGAaacattatttgttttaagGTATACACTAGATATATTTACAAGGAGAAGTTTTTATTCTACGCTTAATACTCAGGTGCCATCTTACCCCTGGTAGGACGAGTTTTTTTAAACcgtctttttttccttctctataaaatttaccctagaactataaacatataaatacgTATACTATACTGTATACTATAATAAGTAAGTAGCAGGGCtggtcgtcgtcatcgtcatcgATCGTGGTCAACCTCCTCAGTCGTCGTCACCAccatcgtcttcctcctcgggGTCGACGACCTCGATATCGACGTAGCCCATCTCGACGAACTGGCGGATCACCAGCTCCTTGTACTCCATCGTCCTGTCCCGCATCTCCTCGGCGCACCGCGCGACCTCGACGAGGAGCCGCTTGATTTCGTCGCTGAACAGGGGGTGGGTCTTGGGCCGGAAGGGCCTCCTCTCGAAGGCATATGCGTAGTCGATCTGCTGCTTCGTCAGCCGCATCGtcttcctcgcctcctcctccggcgccgttCCGCTCGCCATTGCGGCAGCACCTCGCCGGccgacgcacgcacgcacttttgatcgatcgatcgatggatgtaTGGAGGACGTTTAGTGAGAAGCAGCTACTGAAGTTGGCAAAGTATTATGAAGCAACAGCAGATTGAACAGTAAGAGGTGAGACTGGGAATAGTGACCACCAGAAATTAGTTTGAGCTGAAACTGTGGAACATCAAGGCTAATGTGATTATGTGCAGCAGGCCAGCAGCTAGTGAATGGCACTCGATGGTGAGTTGTtaattaagattaattggcttgtaccacctccgtcccaaaataaacgaatttctgagtttttcataaaatttttgagtcTTCGTGTTATTTGAATTCTTTTACAATTAGtacttttattgttattacgtgataaaacatgaatagtattttacgtgtgactaattttgtttaattttttaataatttttttaaataagacggatggtcaatcGCTCTATACATGAAACTCAgaaatcttctttttttaaacgaAGCAGTAAGTTGTAACTAGGCCTAtaattatactatatatatgtcagtGATCTCTCTCAATTCTTATGTTGTACTCTATCAGTCGCCGTTCTAgaactagttttttttgttatctttGCGACATTGCAATTAGGTCTAGaggtttcattttttaatttttgcaaCCGTGCAACCGAAGGTGACATGCAGAACGCATGACGGTATGAgcatatattagaaaaaaggTTAGCACATGAGCAAGTGGCCAATACTATTCTATCATGGCCATGCAATCCATGTtctactagctagctatctaATTTGTCTGTTTAAGAATTTAAGATGGTTGTTCAGACTAACTAGCAGCTAATTAACTGATTTGTAATAATTGTATACATCCAACTACATGAACCAACACCATCATACATACATAGGAGTATGTGTTACCTACTACTCCTACATATATAGCTAAGGATAAAATACAATCATGTTATAGTTGGATATTAATCAATAGCTTAGTGCCAATAACAATGAGCTAGTACAAAAGAAGGCTATATGTAGCTGGCTGCTGGATAAAAATTCCTCTCATACAAGTGGCTCTCCAAGTCACAGAATCACATGCAAAGTCCTCTCATACTAGAGTTATAATTAAGTTAAGCTGACAATCACAGAATCACATGCAAGCTAAAAAACCAATGCAAATTATTGCTACAATGTTGGAGACTTGGAGAGCCACTTGTATACAAGTAGCCCGGCCGATGTTAAAACCAATGCAAATTATTGCTCTAGTATACtactcttgtttttttaatttgatagctttacttttagatttagtttgatcattcaccttatttaatatttcctacgtaaatatgtaaaattataagaaatacTTAAActttctttagtaataaatcaattataacaaataattaataattctatactatttttaaataaaataaatgatcaaatatagataaaaagatcaatgatgctaaaaaaaaagctgaggGAGTATAACTACAGGCTCAACTCTGGTACTGGACCAGCAGATCGATCTCATGCATCAGAAGATGTGTACAAACTCATATGGATCTCTCGAcagttattataaaatatttcttcagCCGATAATGCATTATACTTTGCAGCCAATTAATGATAATCAAGACATTATAGGCCCCGTTTGGATCTCAAGTTCTCACCTAGCAAATACCGGCGAGGTCACCATTTGGcttttcacataaaaaaccaaaaacaaatttataaataaaaaataatttatgaataaaacttttatatatgtgtttttaataaaagctgaaaataaactacaataaaaaataaaatagactctaaatttaacgttaaaatttaattttagctaataaatataaatataaatgaaaaagataaaacgCAGCACCCTAGGATATTCGATCTGTCAAATCTGAAATCTCAACTATATGGTTTGCTTGCGTCAGCGAGTTGTACAGCAAAGTTATTCTCCATGTCGGAGGTTTTATAGTGACATAGAAGCTGTTTGCTTGGGTGTCATTTTCTTCGTATTGAGATTGATAACTTAACCAGTTTATTATTAACAAACCATGCTGTATTAAGATTGAGTGTGATTATTGtaatttgttatttcctttatctaaaaatataagtaattagGAGGATAACTGTGGTCATGGGCTTGTTcatatttatctttaaaatctcttatattttaaaatagaggcATTATAGTTATGAGCATATAATCATTGGTGATGGACTGATTTATAGAATAGTGCATTTATTTTGTGGCTGagttttttacatgttttaaaatagaggCATTATAGTTATGAGCATGTAATCATTGTTGATTGATTGACTTTATAGAATAGTGCATTTATTTTGTGGCTGagttttacaaatattttaaaatagaggcATTATAGCTATGAGCATGTAATCATTGTTGATTGAATGACTTTATAGAATAGTGCATTTATTTTGTGGCTGAGTTTTATGTGAAAAGAGAGCACTTACGTTCAAGCGTAAGTTGATTTGGCTCCTATACTTTGGGCCCTTGGGCCTGTTTAGGGATGTTTAGATTCCGAGAAGCAGCTGCTCGGTAGGCAGTTTctgaaaatctgaaaaaacttttaaacccagcttctttaacttttggattctcagtttatttttcagaatctgtaactacagattctcagaagctgtggactGTTTAGGGCAACTTctagcaaaaataatttttgggaaaagctgcagctataaaaaaaacaccaaacatGCCCTTTATTAGTTTTAACCGTTCTAATTTGAAAAGCACACTTACTTACCACTGCTCTTACGATTACGCACGTGCAGTTGCACATGAGCAgatttatgcaattaattaCCCATGCTATCCACGAGCTACCTAATCTACATAGGCGAAAGTTCCTCCCAACGATGCAACTACAACATGTCACTC is part of the Oryza brachyantha chromosome 11, ObraRS2, whole genome shotgun sequence genome and encodes:
- the LOC102717569 gene encoding LOW QUALITY PROTEIN: serine--tRNA ligase, chloroplastic/mitochondrial (The sequence of the model RefSeq protein was modified relative to this genomic sequence to represent the inferred CDS: deleted 1 base in 1 codon) is translated as MLTCGRFLSSSSAASTPSLSSFRNLSISLLRRPHLRLLSSASATAATAVEPDTKSGVGGDGGGAAKPQWKAAIDFKWIRENTDTVAANIRDRNSAANLDLVLQLYDEYLALQKEVERLRAERNAVANKMKGKLEPSVRQALVEEGKNLKEGLIALEEDLVQLTDKLQLEAQSIPNTTHPDVPVGGEESSIVRKEVGSQRSFNFTIRDHLQLGKELDLFDFDAAAEVSGSKFYYLKNEAVLLEMALVNWAITEVSKKGFTPLITPEIVRSSVVEKCGFQPRAQNTQVYSIDNSDQCLIGTAEIPVGGIHMDSILPDSDLPRKYVAYSHCFRTEAGAAGSATRGLYRVHQFSKVEMFVFCRPEESNKCHEELITIEEELYASLGLHFKTLDMATGDLGAPAYRKFDIEAWMPGLDRYGEISSASNCTDYQSRRLGIRFRPSPADPPQTNAKKGKGSSGPTQFVHTLNATAVAVPRLIICILENFQQEDGTVVIPEPLRPFMGGIEVLSPKTK